One genomic segment of Hordeum vulgare subsp. vulgare chromosome 2H, MorexV3_pseudomolecules_assembly, whole genome shotgun sequence includes these proteins:
- the LOC123427417 gene encoding histone H4, whose translation MSGRGKGGKGLGKGGAKRHRKVLRDNIQGITKPAIRRLARRGGVKRISGLIYEETRGVLKIFLENVIRDAVTYTEHARRKTVTAMDVVYALKRQGRTLYGFGG comes from the coding sequence ATGTCTGGGCGCGGCAAGGGCGGCAAGGGGCTGGGCAAGGGCGGCGCCAAGCGCCACCGGAAGGTCCTCCGCGACAACATCCAGGGCATCACCAAGCCGGCCATCCGGAGGCTGGCCAGGAGAGGCGGTGTGAAGCGCATCTCCGGCCTCATCTACGAGGAGACCCGCGGCGTCCTCAAGATCTTCCTCGAGAACGTCATCCGCGACGCCGTCACCTACACCGAGCACGCCCGCCGCAAGACCGTCACCGCCATGGACGTCGTCTACGCGCTCAAGCGCCAGGGCCGCACCCTCTACGGCTTCGGCGGCTAG
- the LOC123427418 gene encoding expansin-A10, translated as MAPPLLLVLFLLLLPAIAAGHQHPSSYGSSALSEWRNAKSSYFAADPGDAIGGACGFGDLGKHGYGMATVGLSTALFERGAACGGCYEVKCVEDLKYCLPGTSIVVTATNFCPPNYGFPADAGGVCNPPNHHFLLPIQAFEKIALWKAGVMPIQYRRVKCLREGGVRFSVSGKSFFFTVLISNVGGAGDVRSVKIKGTDSGWLDMGRNWGQIWHINLDLTGQPVSFELTSSDGTTMTNFNVVPKDWEFGKTYTGKQFLL; from the exons ATGGCTCCcccgctcctcctcgtcctcttcctcctcctcctccccgccaTCGCCGCCGGCCACCAGCACCCCTCCTCCTACGGCTCCTCCGCGCTCTCCGAATGGCGCAACGCCAAGTCCTCCTACTTCGCCGCCGACCCCGGCGACGCCATCG GTGGCGCGTGCGGGTTCGGGGATCTGGGGAAGCACGGGTACGGGATGGCGACGGTGGGGCTGAGCACGGCGCTGTTCGAGCGCGGCGCCGCCTGCGGCGGCTGCTACGAGGTCAAGTGCGTGGAGGACCTCAAGTACTGCCTCCCCGGCACCTCCATCGTCGTCACGGCCACCAACTTCTGCCCGCCCAACTACGGCTTCCCCGCCGACGCCGGCGGCGTCTGCAACCCGCCCAACCACCACTTCCTCCTGCCCATCCAGGCGTTCGAGAAGATTGCGCTCTGGAAGGCCGGCGTCATGCCCATCCAGTACCGCCG CGTCAAGTGCCTTCGCGAAGGCGGCGTGCGGTTCTCAGTCTCTGGGAAGAGCTTCTTCTTCACAGTCCTAATCAGCAATGTCGGTGGCGCTGGTGATGTCAGATCAGTGAAGATCAAAGGAACAGACTCTGGCTGGCTCGACATGGGCCGCAACTGGGGCCAGATATGGCACATCAACTTAGATCTAACAGGGCAGCCGGTATCCTTTGAGCTCACCTCGAGTGATGGCACGACGATGACGAATTTTAACGTCGTGCCCAAGGATTGGGAGTTTGGCAAAACATACACCGGCAAGCAGTTCCTTCTCTAG